ATCTATTTTTTcccattgtaaaaaaaatcaggtttttaatttgattttatggCACATTTCCACCCTCCTTGGACCCATGTTGTTTAGTCTGCCTAATCATATTAATAATGGTTAGCAGATGTAACCAACAATATTGTGTAGAAATGTACCATGACTAGTTTttaggttacacttcgtaattccgaaggttctttattccgaaggctcgtaattccgaaacacgcaaattgcctatacctcgatgttcgttaatccaaaaacgaaataagatttaatgttccgatggttcgttaatccgaaaacgaaataagatttaatgttgtgaaggttcgttagtccgaaaacgaaataaaataaggttagttaaccatttagttttcggactaacgaaccttcggaattacgaacctcatttctttttcggatttacgaaccttcggaattacgaaccttcggaaatacgaaccttcggaataacgaaccttcagaatatccGAAACTTCGGagtaacgaagcttcggaattatgaatgtTTGCGAGTTTTTAAGCTGGAAATGTGATGTGCAATTTGATCATAATTCTTCACATTTTGGTAATGTAGATGTTGTTTTGATGAAGTGTTATGAGTTGTGTATCAGCCCTTATATTGATAGATATGCATGAATATTTTAGAGATAATTTTCTTAATACTCATTTTTACACTCCAAATCATTATCATATGATGCCACGTCTTTCACGTtttgaagaataaaagagaCACAAACAACTGTTAACATTGTGCAAAGTACAGCTTTATTTGATCACATTAgtcatttatatataaaataagaaGTGGGTACATTCTTATTGTGCATACAATATCGTACAATGAAACTATGGTATTTGGTGGGAAAATCTTTATCACTATCGAACTGCAGGTcaagtattaaacaatgcaaaGAGTATACAATAAGTTTTTATACTGTTTTAAAAACACACTGAATACATTGACACTATATCAATATGATGACATGAGAaagttaatagaagaaagggtctGTGGAAATTAAAAcacaatttcattgaaattaaagCACAATTTCATAGAAATTAAAAAGTAATGATTCAGTGAAGACACAAGTAACACAAAATGGCAACTTTTGTGACCGACCAAGAAATGCGATATCCAAGTTAGTTGAAATGATCGTagtttgcatttctttttaactttatgTTTGTGGGACAAGATGGCCCTTTTGTTCGCTTCcagttataaaaaaagaaaatatcattgtGATCAAACAAATTAGAGCAGTATTGGATCTAATTACCCGTACTCTGGATTCCCAGTCTCTGcttcttttaaaaacaaatacatgtcaGCGCAGATTTTCTGTAGAAATAAGGTAgataaaaatatcaacaaaagtAAATTTAAATTTCAACCTCCAgtattaaaattataatttagtTCAAAATTTACACTgcaccatgatgatgatgatgatggtgatgatgatgatgatgatgacggtgatgatggtgatgatgaatgatgatggtgatgatgatgatgaatgatgatggtgatgatgatgatgaatgatggtggtgatgatgatggtgaagatggtgatgattgtgatgatgaatgatggtggtgatgatgaatgatgatggtggtgatgatagtgatggtgatgatgatgacggtggtggggatgatgatgatgatgatattgatgataatgatgtttatAATGATGAATAAGATATTCTGTAACAAAATGGGGTTTTGGTTGATTTGGCGTTTGGCCCTGACTCCATGGAGCTTTCTTGCTCTATTAAAATACATGAACCCAGTGCAACCAATATCTGAGCAAGTTTCGATGAAATGCAAACTACTGCCACAGTGACACAGCATGTGTcactgtacacaaaaatatgcaacaATTAACAAgtatcaattttcataaaacacTCCTAGATATGTCAAAAATGCGCCCCCATTACATTCAGGGTAGCTCCCCAATGAACAGTGGAGTACGTTGGAGGAAGGGGGTTGGCTTGGGGCGcttctccaccccccccccccaaaaaaaaacatgactaagtaaaacaagagaaaatgaaagagagaaggttgaaatatattgtttgaataccatgtaaaaatctatcacaaaatttgatttttgcattttatCTCGAAATATTGGCCCGCTTGCTTCGCTCGCTTGAGGGGGTCATATCTgaccccctcaacaattttggctcattatgccactgcCAATAAATGATATCAATATATGATAATGCTTAGCTCGACAATAATGACTAATAATCAGTTGAGATTGTCAATCTTCAAACATGACAcgataaaaatcattaaaatatcaaaccCTATTAGAGCCGTATGTATCACTTTCTTTTTCTCTAAGTGTCATATGCCTCGAACAATGttgaaagataaataaaaaaaatagaaatataatatttccaaacagattattgttttatgaaaggaAATATCAGACGTTTTATCTAACAGTTAACATCGGAAATGTGCTTATTAGCCAATGAAATTCGATTAGGGTAGTCGTCGGGACTGAAAACTTGTCAGACGGAAATTTTGAGAACACACTCCCAGTTTGAGAAGAATAAAAGTAGTACTGATTCGATAACAAGGAGTTTTCATTTCCACGGTGCAtgacggattcaagaacacagtaaatgtattgaaaattcacgtcaaatgacaaagaacagctgaAAGGTGTTTATCGAAACTTTGTGAACCGGAACAGCGGTTTCCTAAGCTTCGGAGCTGAAGAAAAAAGCGAAATATGTCTTTTGTCCAGGGCCTAGGACGAACCTATTGTTTTGATATATCAATTTTCGATAAAGGTCTTTTGGTTGTTTATTGTCATTAAGCATGAAGGGcatttgataatatattttccatgttcttgTATCCGTCGTGAGTCTTGAAAACGACCACTCCCTAATAATAATCAAGGGTAAACAGAGTTAATAGTTTTAGTATTTGTAagcaagcaaacaaacaaacaaaagcaaACATTTGATCAAGGAAAGTATTGGGCCTTGTGTCCtgagaaaatgtgttttacctATTCTGAataacaattttgataaaatatagatGATAAACggattgaataattattttaaaagtgGAATATATGGAAGTATAGGGAGATCTTGAGATCCTATGGCAAATAAACTAAGAGAGCGTAAATTATATTAATCATATACTCGAATGATCGATACAACAGAACATAATGGATTCAATatacaattttataaaataatcTAAGAAAAAATATCAGCGAATGAAATTTTtactaaaaatgaataataataaatcattgAGCTTAGATTATTCCGGAAGACACCATTtactgaaagaaaataattgagTTTTCGTCCAACATTCAAATCTCACTAAAATGTCGATTCTTTCAGCAAAATAGTCGATTTTTTAATTAGAAGACATGCATGCAGTGCCTCTCaaaaaatgtattgttttattttaaaggaaatataaacaattttaatACGTAtcttatgatttgtttttttgaTTGCATATTAGGAGCCTACAAAAGCTATTTGTGTCCTTATGTCATCAGCCATGTTTATACCAACAAGAAAAAACGGTGTAGATATTTATTTTTGACGGGAACCCGACAATATTAAAATCCACATTACACcatcctttattttttgttcatatcaTCAACACAATAGCAGTTTTAAGAATATGgaatatatatcaatatcattaaatataaagCAATGATAGTTTCCATTTCTCGAACTCATGAAAGGCACATTAGCTTTTTTTGTACTTAACACATCGGAGGGTAAATAACAGTGGAGTCCATTTATGTAGAGTAGCGACATGAGAGTTCTGCAAGTTCGGCGCCCAAAATGGCGTTCACAATAATTCTATTCCAGACACATAggcccgtattttgaagtcaggtttaacttagaccatgatctaactgtgctaaaattataggAAGCTAACAGTGTCAAAATTGTTAttaaattgtatgtttcttatgtttactgtgctctttcccgatttatcgatggtgaagacaatcatctattcatacttcctagacaattatgaacgatttgagagccaaatgagctgaaatatggtatctctactgttagtgatttatgtaacaataattggctatccatataaAACCACACTTTtaaacctgaggttaagttagacccgacttcagaatacgggccatatgTTCTTGTCGCCCAAGAATAGAAAAGTTTCGTAACAGAATAATTTCTTGGCCCCAAAATGGCGTTTGAATCTCCAGGAGTCTTCGATTAAAGGGATTCTGCATTACAAAACCGCGAAGCACCATCTCTTTTAACCCTAACTTATCTAAGGGAGACGTTGTCAGTCCCCTCCCTCGTCATGGGTATTTCTCACAAGTTTTATCGAAATATAAGTTAATCATAGTGACTCGTTACTATTCATGTGTAGAAAGAACTGGAGAGCACCAACCCGTGGAAAAAGAGAACACTTGAATTTGTCGTGTATCGAACCAAAAAGAGTCAAATCATTTGTAAGTaaagtgtacatgtatcaaataCATTATAGAATACACTCTGTATAATAAGGATTGTTATCATACTGATACGGTTGTTGTGAACGAAGATGAATCATAAAGTTTGGCATTATGCATCTCAACGAAAGACGATCGTCTCCAAGAAAACGAGGACGCATATGAATCTTCTGACTGTCTGTTGCTTGTATTCTGTGAGCCAGTGTATCCCTCGTCATCACTGCATCGTGAAGATTCCCCTGTAACCAGCGGCGCACTCCTAATCACAATAGTTCCATCAGGTTCGATGCCGTCGTTCTTCTGTTCGTATCTCGTCTGATGGTCACCATCGACATCGTCAATGGTCGCCTCCACCGCGTGGTtcacattcatattttcattgtagTCGTCGTCGTAATGAAGCGGATTTTCAATGAGCGCGGGTGACGATCTTTTCGATGGGCTAGGATTAATGATATTGACAGTGACGTTGGCTCTGATGCCCGTTGCAAACCTTTGTGAGTTTCCAATGATTTGAGAGCGCATAGACTGGCCTTCGGGATCATTATTGAATCGCTTGCTGATCGTTCTCGGTAGAAGTCTGATGAAAGCATTGCGGAAGTCTTCTCTAAGTATGGAGTAAATTATAGGGTTACAGCATGGATTGATAAAACCGAACCAGGATGCGGCCGTGTTGATATAAAAGGGAACCGCTTCGTTGCTGATCTTTATAACTTTAATGAGTTTGGTGAGCGAAAATGGGGTGTTACAGATGATGTAAGCTAAGATCATCACCAAGATAGATCTGATAGCTTTATTAGAATAGAAACCTGAACTCTTTGGTTTTAATGTACTCTGCTTCTTTGTGTTCTGAGAAGCCAACGTGGACGTTTTCCCGTTGGTTTGTATATCCTGCTGTGTATAGTTGGGTTCGTCTTCATTCAACTCGACTGATGTAAGATCTGGTGATTGTTCTCGGCACTCTGCTGCTTCTTGTGGCGGTTCTGTCTCGCAGATGCGTCCAACAATCTGTGGTGGTGCGATCCTCTTGGCGTGTTCCTTTGCCACTTTGTAGATGCCAACGTAGCAGTAGAGCATCACCATTATCGGAGATGCGAAGCATATGACAAAGGCAGATGTGGTGTACGCTAGGATCTGTCTGTGATCACTCTCCCAGTTGACAGCGCAGATGATCTCGGCGTTGTCAAAGATGACCCATCGCATGATCGGAGGTGCCGCAGCGAAGATGAACCCGACAAACCATGTGCAAAGAACGAGCATTATGGCGCGACGGTGTGTCATCAAGGCTTGATACTTGAAGGGATGGACGACGTAGATGTGGCGGTCGACACTGATAAGGGCGAGGCTAAGCATGGAGACGATGATGAAGCAGTAGTTGAAGAAACATGCGACGTCGCAGAGGAAACCACCAAAGACCCAGTGATCGAACCAAACTGACACCAATGAGAAAGGCATCACCAGACTTGCACATCCAAGATCAGTGATAGCCAGATTGACGATGAAGACATTGGCTACCTGCAAATGACACGAGAAAGACGTAAAAAATTATCCATGGTTGCAATATTTTAATCATTCGTATGTACAactaaattcatttttaaaatccatCAACTGAATGCTTATCTTTAGTtggaaatatttattataattctGCCCACACGGTATCACTTAACAAGTATCTTAAGTTAAAGGGTACGGGGAAAGGACTTTTTAAATTTCCTATCTATTATCTGGAAGAAAGTAACACTGAATCACTATTTTGGTTCAAATGTTTCATAAGTATTCACACCTTTTTTGTTAACTGAAGAGATAAAAAATATGTGACGAATTGTGACATGGCCGTTTGCATAGTTGCTGGGGGCAGGACACGTAAAACATAGAAGAAAAAACTTCAAAGCGAGTGAGCGAAGCGACTGATATTGACATTGTAcgctttttcattttctaaagtgaaattgaatgaTTCCGTGCATACTTTGGgtgaatttcatgaaaattttccGTATAAAAggtaagttttcaaaatttctgtgggCAACTGCCCCCGATGCGTAAGACCGTAAAAGGTGGGAAATTAAAATTGCaaattaaaatgacaaaatggACTCATAAACACTGTCAGGGACTATCAAGATCAAATCAACGAAATATTTCACATCGATCCTTGACCCTTTTTCTTGCATCAACGTTTTCTAACAACAAATTCAGCATGTTCAAACGAGGTGAAGATCGCTGCGTCACAAGACAGAACGTGAGTGGAACCTCTTTGCCGTCACATGATACTGAAATGTGTGGAAAAGCCCCCGCACATCTTATGGCTGGTCCATGATCCCACTttaacaaattgcattttgctcatatttctgaaaatgtgaatgaaacgTATCATTGTGGTCGAGGTTCAAATTAACTGtgagaatactaatataacaaattttaatgATTGCGATCCTTTCATATTGGAGTAAATGCCAaaattggtttcaaatcgtagcaAATTATTAGGCTgctatatgaaaataatatgataaattcgtttttacaattattctaaTACAGATTATAGCATAGACGCAGATTTGAACATAAGTATTCGTATGGTTATTTAGAACTTAACACACTAAGATGctccatgtctcaatatttgCATCAAATTTTGCTACGTCTCATTCCAAAaccgggtcgcagaccaatcgtaaggtgtgcggtggccctAAGGTACTTCAAAGTTTTCTTTTAGAATAACTCAAACTTTCAACAGAttgttatagaaaaaaattgaaagcacCAGTAGGAAGTTTTCACATTTACTATGGACACACTCTATACAACACAtcgatttctttgaaaatacaattaaaatcacaatggagatcttagaggcttttgtcgaaggTTGGTGAACATagacagcagatcatccgaatatttgcaccggacgaacgATTGCAAAATTATCTCGTTGTCCAGGGTCAAGAGATTGcgatgctgtcccggtccaccaactgtCGACAAAAACCTCTCAACTCGCCATTGTGATTGACTTGCAATTTATGCGTTGTAGAAAGTGTCTCCGTATCCGTAGTAAATGCAAAAACTCTGAATATCATTCACCACGCGACAACtaaaaagtctttaaaaaaatatgtataaacaTAGCCAACATTTAACTTTCTATAGCTCTGTATTACTTTGGCATGGATTGTGTGAGGTAATTAGAGCCTTCTAGCTACTGCtgatgaataaaaatcaaaccGATTGGattttatttgtgtattttataATTCTTATCTTAATCCATTTAACTTTCCCCAAGGATGAGCTCAGTAgagtacctaggattttccaaaggcggGCAAATttgtccgccaaaaaatttgacaagcaaaaaaaagtctttaagTTATGGCTCGTCAGTGATCAGTTCTAACTCGTCGGGGCGGGGGGATACGTTCCTTGCATGgcgggttgtgactcgtcaaggcagtctgcccccccccccgtaggtacgctagtggatGAGCTCAAGTTAAGAACTTAATTGATCGTCCCTTTATTTATTGTTGACGaatattttgcatattgtaATTACATCACATTGTAATTAACtaatattattgtttaattGATAAGAAATAAAGAACCATCCGCTGTCTGATATCGTTCCGATACTATCGTCAGTCATGATGATCGTTTTATACTACGTCTCCTTCCCATGCACTGCTCTGCATATTATGCACTTTgtattcttattctttctttaataGTGTGTACGTGTTTAGCCGCATTGAACAGCTTCTCCTGGAGATGTGCACGCCCTTATAGCAGATGTATAGTAATAAATAATTACCGGGGATGACCTACAGTCCTACACGTAAGGTGATCTACAGACAAGGCATGTTAAGCGATATTCCTCGAGTACGCCAGTCAGCCCTCGTTATTCAACCAAATataataatttgttaatttgttGTTTCACTTACTATGACAATACAGATTAAATAATTGTATGGTTCTCtacaaaataatacatgatTGCGTATATGTCAGTATATATATTTCGTTGATACATGGTGTACACTATTGTTCTTGGAAACCTTTAGAAAGCCTCTCAACTCGCCATTGTGATTGACTTGCAATTTATGCGTTGTATGTGTCTCCGTATCCGTAGTAAATGCAAAAACTCTGAATATCATTCACCACGCGACAACTAAAAagtcttctttttatttcttggaaACCTTTAGAAGTTATGTATATCGCTTCTTTTTTGatgtatttaaaggggaagttcaccctgaagaaaactttgttgtgaaaatagcagaaaaaatagtaaaatatattggtgaaggtttgaggaaaatccgttaaagtgtaagaaagttattagagttcaaaattttggatttgtgacgtcataaacgagcagctgcccatgtgttatgttatataaaatgtattaatttcaaattttgtatggttcctgatgacttaattttgttttcttttcatgatcgggtatgaaatgatttgtctattgatatacaaaagttacagtgaataccattttcaattttctgagaaaatgacatttcgttgattttttaccattcgctatgtaggaatgctgctcgcatatgacgtcacaaatcaaataactttttaattatttgatgaatttttctcaaaccttcggcaatatttattattattttttctgctatttttacaataaacgttttgtcagggtgaacttcccctttaagattcTATTATCGAATACTGTATAAAGCATATGCTTACGGATAATGCATTTTGTGATTCTACATCGATCAAATTTCTTGAAATATCGATCCTAGGTACCTGGTAAAAAAGCAAGATGACAATTTCAAGAGGATTTCACTGCTATCAATGACAAGTAACTTCAATGAATAGCTCATAATTGATGGGAGATATTCTAGACAATTCATGGTCACACAGCAGTAGGAAAACAACGTTctaaaatgatgaaattatgATGAGATCCCAAAAGACAAATTAGAGATGCTGGTCCGATTTATGAACAAATGCAATGACATTGGTTGTCATTATCCTAACACTTATAATAGCGGCAAACGAACAATCACACACATCAATGCCgtgttatatattttgataCACTGATGGGAATTAATAATAGTGCAATAAACCTTTCAAATTAAGGCTTTATGGAACAACatgacctataggtccatgatatCAGTAACGTTGGGGAATTGATAATTGagataaaagaatgaaaactTTTAAGTGCACCGACCTCCTTAAAGTAGTTTATCCCCTAATAGTTTACGTCAGTACAAAGAAATCCTGTTAACAACGTTCCCATTCAATAACAATTAAGTAATTGTAACATGACTATAATTTCTGCGTTTGCCCTTCTCCTACGCTTGTTCTTAATAACTTCACCTGTCGATTTTCTGTAACCCTCCTCATACGCTAGtcctttaccattttttttctataattttccTAGAAAAGCAAACACttcattttaactttgttaacgTTTGTTTTTCCCTTGTATGTTTTCGtctttgtatgttttattttgtattccttcattttctttctctaccATGTTTACTGGGCTGAACTTCTAAGATCCTACAGATCATCAATGCCAGTCCACACGCGAAGTCTGTTTTGTATACACTATTTCCTGTTATTTTCGTTATACCTTGTTTTGTTCTCTCTTGTATACTTCTTATTTACCTGTATATATGTTATTTTTATCAAGTGatataaacatgaaatgaaatgaaccgtgaaatggggagggggggggggatttttaaGGCCATGATGTATTTTGCTTTTCGGATGTTGATCTAATCTTTAACAATAAGTAtggacaaaataataatgagaagCAGAGTATGATAAACGATACTCATAATAACTCCAGCGTCACggaatgatatatatatatgttggtCGTTCGCCTATGACCTTTGCATACAATGTAACAGTGGCATTAAATTCACGCAATAGTTCTAAGAActattttatttctaaatttgaataagtttattctttattatgatttttaatttatttatttgttcatttatgcA
This genomic window from Lytechinus variegatus isolate NC3 chromosome 10, Lvar_3.0, whole genome shotgun sequence contains:
- the LOC121422503 gene encoding D(1) dopamine receptor-like, which gives rise to MSLPLGVEIFLTAVLSIIICVAIIGNSMVCLAISRSRTLRSQVANVFIVNLAITDLGCASLVMPFSLVSVWFDHWVFGGFLCDVACFFNYCFIIVSMLSLALISVDRHIYVVHPFKYQALMTHRRAIMLVLCTWFVGFIFAAAPPIMRWVIFDNAEIICAVNWESDHRQILAYTTSAFVICFASPIMVMLYCYVGIYKVAKEHAKRIAPPQIVGRICETEPPQEAAECREQSPDLTSVELNEDEPNYTQQDIQTNGKTSTLASQNTKKQSTLKPKSSGFYSNKAIRSILVMILAYIICNTPFSLTKLIKVIKISNEAVPFYINTAASWFGFINPCCNPIIYSILREDFRNAFIRLLPRTISKRFNNDPEGQSMRSQIIGNSQRFATGIRANVTVNIINPSPSKRSSPALIENPLHYDDDYNENMNVNHAVEATIDDVDGDHQTRYEQKNDGIEPDGTIVIRSAPLVTGESSRCSDDEGYTGSQNTSNRQSEDSYASSFSWRRSSFVEMHNAKLYDSSSFTTTVSV